The genomic interval TTTTTTGACATTTTATTTATTAAATTAAAATTATTAAAAAACCCCTTATACTATATCACAAAAGTGCCAAAATCAAGCACCCAAAATGTCTATTAACCCCTTGTTACGGATTACTGATTATTTTTAAATTTTTGCATTTTACATTTTCTTTATTCACTTTTTGACAACGGAATTTCTATTTTTTTTATCAAAGAAACATCAATAGTCTCTTTAATAGATTGATATCCCTGCATATTGATTTCTAAAGTATAAATATCGCTTTGTAAAGGAGAAAAGAAAACCTGTCCAGGAAGACTGCAAACAGTAACAAAACTAATAAAAAGATCTGAAAAAGTTGGAGAATAATCCGCATCTTGAGTAGAAAGAAAAGCCTTATATCTAAAGTAACGAAAATCGCGATGAATAATATTTATTGTTGTATTACTATTTGTATAATAAGTATTAGCTGTTCCATCTGGTCCTTTAAATTCCCATGTTGCAGGAGAAATTGTTGGACTTGTGGCTATTTGAAATTTTAAACAATTAGTTCCGCAATTTGGAATTTGTGTTTCAGGTTGCCAAAAAATATTTCCATAATCTACTCTTGAATTGCCAAGATCAAAAGTAGAGGAAATAAGTTCTCCTAACATAGGATAGGTTCCAGAAAATTTCCAATTAAGAGAAATTTTTTCTATTACTGGAGTTTTTTGTAGATTGTCTGTTCTTAAAATTGCTTTCCAACGAAGGTCATACCCTGGATTAGTAAATTTAATTGATTGGCCCGGAGAAACTAATTCAAAATGATTACCTCCATCAGCTGAAAGAAAAAGATCAATTGTTTGTCCATTTATTTTTTTTTGTATAGCTATTGTTGCATGTTCAATAGTTCTATTAGAGGTATTAACTTTTAAAGATTGAATTGTGTCTGAAGAATGATATTTTCCATTTTCATATTTTAATTTTGCTTCATGTTCTTGAATATTCCATTCGCCCGTTGTTTGAGTTGCATCTTTATAAGCATCATTTTCAAATTCTTCTTTAAAATGATCAGTCGGTTTTCCTTCTGAAGTTAAAAAAACATCTCCAGGCGTAGTGGTTGTATCAATATTCCCATTGTCTGAAAAATATTTTGTTTGATCAATAAAATTTTCTTGGCTTGATCCTCCTTGCCAATTAGTTTGTCTTAAAACGCCACAGCCAGTAATTTTTGTTTCATCATATCCTGTTTTATAAAGACGAACTTGGGCTTCAGATAATGGTTGATTAGATCCAGCATCTTTAACAATAACAGAAAGATTGTTGTCGGTTTTTGGTTTTAAAATTAAATAAAAATCTTGCGTTGTATTTGGTTGAATTCCTAAAGGTTGAAAAGGATTAGTTCCAGCTAAATTATAATTATCTGATATTAAAGGAATAAGATTAGTTGTGTAAGTATCCCATTCTAAATTATTATTAAAAATAAATTTTCCAAAAGAATCAGTAATTAGATTTTGGGAATATTTATAAACATTAGGATCTGCACCAATTAATTTTGCTCCTTGAAAATTAAAATTAGCATTTCCAATAGATTGACAATTTTCATTAACGCTATAAATATTTAGAGTGGTTAATTTGTCAATAGAAAAACTAATACTTGTAACTTTATTTTCTAATATAGTAGCGTCTGGTTTAATTGGGTTTGGATTAGAAGGAGGGTTAGAGGGTAAAGTATAATCAGTAGAAAATCCATTTTTTGTTGCAACAATATGGTATTTACCTGTAGAAACGGGTAGACTAAAAAGTTGTAAAAGACCTTCATTATTAGTTTGAGAATTAATTAATATATTAGGAATAACATCAGTATTATTTACAGAAACAGAAGCTTCTGGCACATTTATTCCATTAGCGTCAAATACTGTGACAAAAAGAGTTCCAGTATTAGACGCTGATTCTATTCCTTTGGGAGAAAATGTGGAAATTAGAGATACTGACTTGCCTGAAAATTTATTCCAACTTACTTTAACTTCTATTTTTTTATAATCTGAAGGAGTTGTGTCGGGATTTATAACATCAGTCGCTAATCTATCAAAAGCATCATCAATATAAGTTGGGTTTGTTTGAATAGTAAATTCTATTCCATTCTTGGTTATTTTTTGAGAACTAGGGATTTCACCATGTGGCCAACCCTCGGTTGTTCCAATTTTGGCATAAGGTAAATTTCTAATTATTTCTATTTGTTGATTAGCTAGTTGAGTAGCAATAATTTTTGCTTTACTGGCTCCTAAAGTTTTACGAGCCATATCAAACATTCCATAAATACTCAACATTGTAATCATTAGAATTCCAATGGTAACAAGAAGTTCAATTAATGAAAATCCAGAAAAATTAAAATTTTTAAACATATTTTAAAAGTATTTATTAATTAACAGGCTTTAGTAAAAGTATAAAACTATTTATAAATAAATTCAATTTATTAAATAATTGAAATGTGTTATAATTTTTTAAATTATTTTTAATTTAGAAATCTTTTATGAACCTAACTATTCAAGAAGTTGAGCATATTGCAAAATTGGCTCGATTAAAATTAACAGACCAAGAAAAAAAGAAATTTGCTCAGCAACTTTCTTCTGTTTTGGATTATGCAAAACAATTAGATGAAGTGGATACAGAAAATGTGAAACCAACCAACCAAATCATTGGTTTAAAAAATATTTACAGACAAGATGAAATAAATGAAAAAGAAAAATCAGAAAAACAAGCATTATTACAATGCGCGCCAAACACAGAAGATGGATATATTAAAATACCGTCAGTGTTTTAAAGTATTTTTTAATTTTATTAATATTTATTTATAATGAAGAAAAAATTAATACAAAAAATAGGTTTTTCTCCAAAAGAAAATGTAGAAAATATTTTTGCAAAAAAGTATAATAATTTTATTATTGAAGTTGATTTTAATAAAGAGCAAATTAATTATGGCAATAAAATAAAATCAGAAAGTGGGACAACTCAAAATTTTTCTAAAGAAGAAAATTGGGTGGTTTTGGAATGTGTAAATCGGCTTCTCGAAAAAGGATATAAACCAGAAGATATAACTTTAGAAAAAAGGTTTAAGGTGGGGCATGGAGTAAGCGGTGGCAGAGTGGATATTTTTGTAGAAAAAGAAGGCAAAGCATTTTTAATGATTGAATGTAAAACTTTTGGAAAAGAATTTGAAAAAGAATTAAAAAACATAAACAAAGATGGTGGACAGCTTTTTACTTATTTTCAAAATGATACAAATGCAGAAGTTTTAATGCTATACACTTCTCAATTAAATAATGAAAAAATAGAATATAAAAATGAAATAATAAAAATTGAAGAACATTATAGAAATGCTGGCAATGTCGCAGACTTTTATAATAGATGGAATAAAATTACAAATCAAAATGGAATTTTTGAGGAATGGGTCTCTACATATAATTTTGAAAATAAATCACTTACAAAAAAAGATCTTAAAATTTTAAAAGACGAAGATAGCGGGTTTATTTTTAATAGTTTTCTTTCTATTCTTCGCAAACATTCTATTTCAGATAAACCAAATGCTTTTAATAAAATTTTTAATCTTTTTTTAGCAAAAATTCTTGATGAGCAAAAAAATGATATAGATGAATTAGATTTTCAATGGAAAGAAAAAACAGACGATGCTATTGATTTTCAGGTTAGATTAATTAATTTACACAAAGACGGGATATATGCTTTTTTACAAAAAGAAATAGAAGGTATTAGTGATAGCGATTTTTCTGCATATAAAACAGAAGAAGAACGAAAAAGTAAAAAGAAAAAATTATTAATTTTTAATAATGTTTTTGCGATAAAAGAAGTTTTTGATAATGAAACTTTTGAAGATAATCAAAAAGTATTAAAAGAAGTTGTGGAATTATTACAACAATATCAAATAAGATACCCAAGAAAACAACAACATCTTTCTGATTTTTTTGAAAGATTATTAACTACTGGTTTAAAACAAGAAGCAGGACAATTTTTTACACCTCCGCTAATTACAAAATTTATTATCAAAAGTATTCCGTTAAAAGAATATATTGAAAAAGATTTAGATCAGGTAATTTCAAAATTGCCGGCTGTTATAGATTATGCCGCTGGTAGCGGGCATTTTATTACTGAAATAATGGAGGCATATCAGGATATTTTAGATAAAATAGATATTGATTCTTTACATTATCCAAATGCGAAAAAAGATGCAAAAAAATGGCGAGAGAATCCATATGATTGGGCATCAAAATATATTTATGGAATAGAAAAAGATTATAGATTAGTAAAAGTCGCGAAAGTCGGTTGTTATTTTTATGGCGATGGTTTGGCGCAAATAGTTTATGGCGATGGTTTGGATAATTTTGCAAATTCTAAAAGTTTTGTTGGATTGTTGAAAGAGAATATTGACGATTCTGAAAAAGCAAAATTTTCTTTTGTTGTTTCAAACCCACCTTATTCTGTCTCTTCATTTAAGGGAGATTTAAAAAATTTATTTGCAGACAAAGATTTTACTTTATATAAATATCTTACTGACAATAGTTCAGAAATAGAATGTTTATTTATAGAAAGAACAAAACAACTTTTAAAAGAAGGCGGAATCGCCGCTGTTGTTTTGCCAAGTTCTATTTTAAGTAATACAGGTATTTATACAAAAGCTAGAGAAATTATTTTACAAAATTTTAAAATTATTGCTATTGCAGAATTGGGTAGTAATACTTTTATGGCAACAGGAACAAAAACAGTTGTTTTGTTTTTACGAAGAAAAAATAATAATATAATAATTAATTTACAAAATTCAGTTAATAATTTTTTTGACAAAATGCAAGATGTTACTATGAATGGCATAGAAAAACCAATAACTAAATTTATAAAAAATGTATGGGAAGGAATTAATTTTGTTGATTATATAACTTTAATAAAAAAAGAACCGAATGAAGTTATTTGTAATCATGAAATCTACAAAGAATATAAAAAGAAAATAAAAGTAAAAAATGAAAAAGAATTTTGGGAGATAGTGTTAAAAAAAGAAAATGAAAAACTTTTATATTTTATTATTGCTTATAATCAAAAAGTTGTAGTAGTAAAAACTGGCGAAAAAGATGCTGAAAAAGGATTTTTAGGTTATGAATTTAGTAATCGCAGAGGAAGCGAGGGAATGCATCCAATACAAAGAGGAAAAACAATAGACGAATGCACCCAACTTTTTGATACAGAAGTTTTTGATAATCCAGAAAAAGCTAGCACTTATATTTACAAAGCATTTAGTGGTGATTATGATTTTCCTATTTCTGAAAATATAGCAAAAAATATTTCAAGGCACAATTTAATAAATATGTTGACTTTTGACAGAGTTGATTTTGAAAAAACAATTTTATTAAGTGCAAAAAAAAAGTTAAAAATTGAGAGTAGGTGGGAGGTTAAGAAATTAAGTGAGGTTGCACAAATTGATTGGGGAAATACAAATTTAACAAAATCTATTTTTAAAGAAAATGGACGATATAATGTTTATAGTGCAACAGGGTTAGACGGCAAGACGGATTTTTTTGAAAACAAAGAAGATGCTATTATTTTGTCAGCAATTGGAGCGAGATGTGGAAGATGTTTTTATGCAACAGGTAAATGGACTGCGATAAAGAATACAATTGTAATTAAAAATAAAAAAAATATTCTTTTGAGATTTTTATTTGAGTATATTAATAATGAAAATTATTGGGTGAAATCTGGGACAGCACAACCTTTTATTACAGTGGGAAGCGCTTATGAGCAAAAAATTCCTCTCCCGCCGAAAGATATTCAAGAAAAAATCATTGATGAAATAAAAAAATTAGAAGAAAAAGAAGAAAAAAACAAAGAGGAAGTTGAGAAATTAAAAAATACAATACCACAATTAATTGAAGGTAAGTGGGAGTTGGTTAAGGTTGGACAAATTGCAAATACACAATATGGATTTACAGATAAAGCGACAAGCAAAGGAGAAATTCGCTATTTAAGAATTACTGACTTAAACGATAATGGAAGTATAAATTTAAAGAATGAAGCGAAATTTATTAATCCAAGTAAGGAAACAAAAAATCAATTTCTCTTAAATAATAATGATATTGTAATAGCAAGAAGCGGTAGCGTTGGAAAATCAGCTATTTATAAATCTAATAAATATGAAAAAATGATTTTTGCTTCATATCTTATTAGATTGATTATTGACGAAAATAAAGTTTTACCACAATATTTATTTAATTTTACAAAAACAAAAATGTATTGGGATCAAGTAAAAGCCAATAGTGTTATAGTTGCTCAACCTAACTTGAATGCTGAAAAGATTAAAGGATTTAAAATCCCACTTCCACCACTTTTTGAACAACAAAAAGTTGTTTCAAAAATAGAAAAAATTGAAGAAAAAATAAATGAATTAGAAAAAGAACTTACAGAAATTCCAAAACAAAAAGAAGAAATATTAAAAAAATATCTTGAAAAATAATTTTTCCTATGTTTCTAAACGAATTAACAATTAAACAATGTCATGACGGATTGATGAAAAAAGATTTTTCTAGCGTTGAGTTGACTCGGGCTTGTTTACATCAAATTAAAAAACAGGATGACAAAATTCATTCCTTTGTTTTGATTACAGAAAAAGAAGCATTAGAACAAGCAAAAAAAGTGGATGATAAAATTGCTCAAAATGAAACAATCAAAATTTTAGAAGGAATTCCAGCTGGAATAAAAGATTTACTTTGCACAAAAGGAATAAGAACAACAGCTTGCTCAAAAATTTTAGAAAATTTTATTCCTCCATATGATTGCACAGTCATTAAAAAACTTAAAGAAAATGGATTTGTGATATTAGGGAAACAAAATTGTGATGAATTTGCTATGGGTTCAAGCACAGAAAATTCAGCTTTTGGGTCAACAAAAAATCCATATGATTTAGAACGAACTGCCGGCGGATCTTCTGGTGGTTCAGCTGCTTCTGTTGTGGCCAATGAATGTATTTATTCTATTGGTACTGATACTGGCGGTAGTATTCGTCAACCAGCTGCTTTTTGTGGAATGGTTGGATTAAAACCTACTTATGGTCGAGTGAGTCGTTTTGGAATTACTGCTTATGCTTCTTCATTGGAACAGGCTGGTCCTATTATTAAAACAGTTGAGGATGCAGCAATTGTATTGGAAGCTATTGCTGGAAATGATAAATTAGACTCAACTACAAGTTTTAAAAATGTTCCAAATTATAGCGCAAATTTAAACAAAGACATTAAAGGAATAAAAATAGGATTGCCTCGAGAATTTTTTGAGCAAGGATTGGATTTAAAAATTAAGGAATCAATTTACAAAGCATTAAAAGTGTTTGAAAATTTAGGCGCAAAAATAGAAGAAATAAATTTACCAATGACTAAATATGCCATTGCCTCTTATTATATTATTGCCAAAGCTGAGGCCAGCGCAAATCTAGCGCGTTATGATGGTATTCGTTATGGAAACTCAAATGTCAAATCACAAAATTTATCTGATGTATATTTTGAAACAAAAACAAATGGGTTTGGAGATGAAGTCAAAAGAAGTATTATGATGGGTACATACGCCTTGTCATCTGGTTATTATGACGCTTATTATTTAAAAGCGACAAAAATACGCACATTAATTAAACAAGAATATATTAAAGCATTTGAAAAATATGATGCGATTATTTGTCCTGTCTCGCCCATTTTGCCTTTTAAAATTGGAGAAAAAATAGAAAATCCATTGGCAATGTATTTGATCGATGCGTTTACTGTGCCTATAAATTTGGCTGGTGTTCCGTCTTTGACAGTACCATGTGGAAAAATAAAAATAAAAGAAAAAGCGAAAGAATATATTGTAAGTGATGGTGAAAGCTTACCCACTGCTTTTCAAATTATCGGAAAACATTTTGATGAAGAAACAATTTTAAGAATAGGAAATGCGTATGAAAAAACGCAAAATAAAATAAAATAAAAAAAGAAAAAAGATTGCAGAGTTTTTCTTTTTAAAGTATACTGATTTACAAATTTATTTATTTATTTATTTTATTATTATGCAGAAATTTATTTCAAGAGAAAAATTTGAAAAATTGGTTGAAAAACTTCAATTTTTAAAAAATATTAAACGTCCGCAAGTAGCTGAAAAAATTGCTAGTGCTAAAGACTTGGGAGATTTATCAGAAAATGCGGAATATAGCGAAGCGAAAGATGATCAAGTTTTATTAGAAAGAGAAATAGCTGAATTAGAACATATGATACAAATTGTGGTAATTGTTGAAAAATCAAAAAATCAAAATAATATTTCGTTTGGATCTATTGTTGAAATTAAATACAATGGACAATATAAAAAATATTCCATTGTCGGAAGCGCGGAAGCGGATCCTTCTCAAAATAAAATATCAAATGAATCTCCTTTAGGAAGTGCTTTAATGGGACATGCTGTGGGTGATTCAATAGAAGTTAAAACTCCAAAAGGATTGGTAGAATATACTGTTTTAAAAATTAGTTAGAAAAAATTAATAAAAAAAATATATATGATTTTGCGAAAATTTATTGCTTCTTCTGGTTTTTGTTCACGACGGAAAGCTAAAGAATTAATTAAAACTGGGATAGTTAGGGTAAATGGGCAGAAAGTTGAATCAAGTCAAACAATAGAGCAAGGCGATATAGTTGAAATAGGAAATGAAAAATTAGAACTACCAAAAGAAAAAATTTATATTAAATTAAATAAACCAATTGGCTATGTTTGCACTAATAGAAAATTTAAAAAAGAAAAAAATATTTTTGAATTGTTGCCATTAGAAGCAAATAGATTAATTATCGTTGGACGTTTAGATAAAAATAGTCGTGGTTTGGTAATTTTAACTAATGATGGTAATTGGTCTGAGCATTTAACTCATCCTAGATATGAGCGTGAAAAAGAATATCAGGTTAAAATTTTCAATGATCAATTTTCAATTTTTAAACCAAAAGAAATAATTGAAAAATTTAAAAAAGGTATTGATATCGGCGAAGGTGATGGAATTGTTAAAGCAAAAGAAGTTATATATTTAGGTGATAATAAATTTAAAATAATTTTAACTGAAGGTAAAAAACGACAGATTAGAAGGATGTTTAAGAATATTAATTTTTTGGTTGATGATTTAGTTCGAGTAAGGATTAGTGATTGGGAATTAGGAAATTTAGCAGAAGCAAAGTGGAAATTTTTTAAATTAAAAAAATAAATTATTTTATGTCAAATGAAAAAGAAACAATCGGGGACAACATAAAGAAATACCGAAACAAGCTCGGTATTTCTCAAGACAAGCTGTCCAAACTTGCTGGCGTTACTTTGCATACACTGACCAAAATAGAAGCGGGAGCAACGCCCAATCCTACCATTGATATTGTTAAAAAAAATTGCGGACGCTTTGGGTGTTTCGCTTGATGATTTAATGAAATAAAATATGGCAAACAAAAATCTTACAAATGCAAAAAAGGCAAAAAATGATGAGTTTTATACTCAGTTTATTGATATTCAAAAAGAAATTGGAGCATATTTGGAATACAACCCTGATGTATTTCGTGGCAAGGTTGTGTATTGCAACTGCGATGATCCATTTGAGAGCAATTTTTTTCGTTATTTTGTGCTTAATTTCAAAAAACTTGGACTGAAACAACTTATTACTACTAGCTATAAACCTTCGCCAATAGCCAATACTCAACTGGGATTATTTGGTGATGATAAAACTCTCCCTAAATCAAAGAGTCGTCCTAAAATAACCGCCAATAAATTTATTATTAATGAAGTGTATGACATGGATGGTGACGGTGAATTTAATTTGAAGGATGTTGCCTTACAGTTAAAGGCAAATAAACATAATGAATGGACACCGCTTGAAGGCAACGGTGATTTCCGTAGCGAGGAATGTATAGAACTATTAAAACAATCTGATATTGTAGTGACAAATCCACCTTTCAGTTTGTTTCGAGAGTATGTTAAGCAACTTTTTGATTATGATAAAAAATTTCTTATTATTGGCAGTATGAATGCGATTACTTACAAAGAAATATTTCCATTGATAAAAGAAAACAAAATGTGGCTTGGTAATGGCTTTCACGCCGGTAATGCTTATTTTTTCACCCCTTTTGCCAAAGAATATGGAGAGGGGGTTTATATGCCCGAAACCGGTTTAGTAAAATTTAGGAATGTTTGTTGGTTTACCAATCTTGACCATGGGCGTCGTCACCAACCATTGCCACTTATGACAATGGAAGAAAATTTGAAATACAGCAAGCACAAAGAAATTAAAGGCAAAAAAGCGTATGATAAATATGACAATTACGATGCCATAGAAGTATCATTTACCGATGCCATCCCGAGCGATTATAATGGCGTAATGGGCGTGCCGATTAGTTTTTTGGATAAATATAATCCTGACCAGTTTGATATTGTAAAGTTTAGACACGGAGATGATAATAAAGATTTAAGATTGAAAAATGGAACTTGTCCGTATTTTAGAGTTTTAATTAGGCATAAGAAAAAATAATATGAAATACAATTTTTTAGATTTAAACAAAGAAATAATAAATTTAATGAAAGAGGAAGTATTACTTGATTTAAATAAAGGAATTTTATCAAAAAGTACAAGATTTACTGATGAGGGTAATAGTAGATATTCTGATATTTTACTTAAAAACATAGAAAATGGTGATGAGGAAACTTTAAGTCAGGAACTTATTGGGTTTTTTAAAACGAAAGAAATTAGTCATGATAAAAAAGGAAATATTATAGAAAAAGATGTTCCTTTTGATGTTAATGAAGTTTTTGCTAAAACAGAGTTTAATAGATTTTATATGAGAGGTCTTTGTGTTTTTGCACTAAAAAATAATAAGGGTCTACAAATTTATAGAGCAAAGGAGTCACAAAATCATAGAGTAGAATCAGACAATTTATTAGGTTCCAAGATAGAAAACACACAGGAGGCTTTAACAACATTAAGGGATAATAAAAATTATTACAATTTTATTGCAAAACCAAATAGTGGTTTATCATTAAAATTTATTTAATAAAATTATATGAAAAAAGTTAAAGTATCAATTCAAGACGAAAACACCTTAATTTTATTAGAAGATGGCTCAAAGGGTGACATAATTGATTTAAAGTCTATTCATGAAACTGACATCGACAAAACAACAATCACGAATGTGGTTAATTCAATAAAACATGATGCATTTAATGCTGAATTGAAAAAAGAAAAGGATACTATTGAACGTGAAAATAACTTAAGGTTAGAACTTAAAGAAAAAGAGTGGGCAGATCGTGCGAAAGAAAACTCGTCTGAAAAAGATAAGGAAATTGTTGCACTTAGTTCAAAGTTAGAAAGTGTTGCAGAAATGACAGAAGCAAATGTGAAGTTAGAAGCTCTTCAAGAAAAACAGAGAATAGAGAAAGAATATCAAGAAAAGATAAACGAAAAAGACACTGAAATAAATAATATCAAGCATGAGAAAGAACTAAGTGAAGAAAAACTTAAAGAACAGATTAAATCTACTGAAACTGCTCTTGTATCATTCAAAGAAATGCGTTCAAAAATGAGCACCAAAATGATTGGTGAATCACTTGAAGTGCATTGTGAAAATGAATTTAATCGTATTCGTCATATCGCATTTCCTAATGCAAGTTTTGGTAAAGATAATACAATCTCAGAATCAGGCTCAAAAGGAGATTATATCTATAGAGAATTAGATGAAGATGGTAACGAAATTCTGTCCATTATGTTCGAGATGAAAAATGAAGATGGTATCACTGCCACTAAAAAAAAGAACAAGGATTTCTTTAAGGAATTAGACAAGGATCGAAGAGAGAAAAATTGCGAATATGCTGTTTTGGTAAGTCTTCTTGAAAAAGATAATGAATATTATGATGACATTATTCCTGTTTATGAATATGAACTTACGTATTCCATACGCCCTCAACATTTTATTACTATCATTGGATTCTTACGCCAAGCAAACATCAAGTCACAATACCTCCGACGTGAAATCCATATGCTTAATAATCAAAATGTTGATGTATCAAATTTTGAAACTAACATGAATACATTTAAAGAAGCATTTTCAAGAAACTATAGATTGCACTCGACGCAATTTTCAGAAGCTATAAAAGAGATAGATAAAACCATTGATCACTTAAATAAAGTGAAGGAAAATTTATTGAAATCTGATAATAATTTACGATTAGCAAATAACCAAGCTACTGACCTGTCGATAAAGAGGCTTACTTCCAATAGTCCAAGTGTCGCCAAAGTATTTGAAGAAATTAGTAAAGAACAAAAAAAATAATATGAAAACAATTTTAAAAACCAACATTACTATCAAAGATATTTGCGAAGGGTTTGTTTATAACGAACTTGAAGGCAAGGGTTTGTTTGGTTTGTCTGGCAAATTGACTATTCAACCGGAGTATCAGCGTAACTATATCTATGCCTCCGATGGCGGAAAAAGAGAGGTTGCTGTTATCGAATCACTACTCAAAGATTACCCGATTGGCTTAATCTATTTTAATAAAGTATCAGAAAATAATTTGGAAGTTTTAGACGGGCAACAGCGCATCACGAGTGTTGGACGTTTTGTGACTGATAAATTTGCTATCAAAGATGAAAACGGATTACAATATTTTGGTGGTATGGCAGAAGACAAAAAAGAAAAGATACTGGAAACAAAACTACTAATTTATGAATGCGAAGGGACAGAAAGCCAGATAAAAGAGTGGTTTAAGACGATCAACATTGCAGGAGTTCCGCTCGTCCCTCAAGAATTATTAAACGCGATCTATTCCGGACCATTCGTTACGCTAGGTAAAGAAGAGTTCAGCAACAGCCAAAATGCCAATATTCAAAAATGGAACGCATACATAAAAGGTAGCGCAAACCGACAGGCATTTTTTGAGAGAGCTATAGACTGGGCAAGCAAAGGAAACATTGATGATTACATGAGTATTCATCGCAACGACAAAAATATCAATGAGTTAAAAAAATATTTCAACAGTGTGATCGATTGGATCTCTAGTGTATTTACCGATGTAGAAAGCGAGATGTCCGGACTTGAGTGGGGACGACTGTATGAGCAGTATCATAAAAAAGCCTATGACCTCAAGAAAGTGTCAGCCGAAGTGCGTAAGCTCTATGGCGATCCGTATATCAAAAACCGCAGGGGTATTTCTGAGTTTATTTTAGGTGGTTCTGTTGATACGAAATTGCTTGAAGTCCGAATTTTTGATGAAGTAATAAAAAAATCAGTTTACAAAAAACAAACGATTGAAGCTGAAAAGAAAAAAATATCAAATTGCCCGCTTTGTGCCATTGGGCATGATGCTAACAAGAGTAAAATTTGGAGTTTTGGCGAAATGGATGCCGACCATGTAGCGGCTTGGAGTAAAGGTGGCGCGACTGCGACCAAAAACTGTCAAATGCTTTACAAGACACATAATCGAGCAAAAGGGAATCGGTAAACAAGGTAACCGAGCGAATTTTCAGAAATCAGCGTCAGGATTTTTTTGAAAATGAGTTCTAACTTTTTCCAACAAACACCACCAGACAGGAAATGAGAAATTTTAAATTATAAATTTAGAACCTAAAACTTAATTTTTATGTCAAACGAAAAAGAAACGCGGTTAGAAAAATTAAATAAAATTATTGCTCAAAATATTAATCCTTATCCAGCTATTGTTAAAAGAACTCATGTTAGTAAGGAAGCGTTGGCTGATTTTG from Candidatus Kuenenbacteria bacterium HGW-Kuenenbacteria-1 carries:
- a CDS encoding transcription elongation factor GreA, which translates into the protein MQKFISREKFEKLVEKLQFLKNIKRPQVAEKIASAKDLGDLSENAEYSEAKDDQVLLEREIAELEHMIQIVVIVEKSKNQNNISFGSIVEIKYNGQYKKYSIVGSAEADPSQNKISNESPLGSALMGHAVGDSIEVKTPKGLVEYTVLKIS
- a CDS encoding rRNA pseudouridine synthase gives rise to the protein MILRKFIASSGFCSRRKAKELIKTGIVRVNGQKVESSQTIEQGDIVEIGNEKLELPKEKIYIKLNKPIGYVCTNRKFKKEKNIFELLPLEANRLIIVGRLDKNSRGLVILTNDGNWSEHLTHPRYEREKEYQVKIFNDQFSIFKPKEIIEKFKKGIDIGEGDGIVKAKEVIYLGDNKFKIILTEGKKRQIRRMFKNINFLVDDLVRVRISDWELGNLAEAKWKFFKLKK
- a CDS encoding DNA methyltransferase; protein product: MANKNLTNAKKAKNDEFYTQFIDIQKEIGAYLEYNPDVFRGKVVYCNCDDPFESNFFRYFVLNFKKLGLKQLITTSYKPSPIANTQLGLFGDDKTLPKSKSRPKITANKFIINEVYDMDGDGEFNLKDVALQLKANKHNEWTPLEGNGDFRSEECIELLKQSDIVVTNPPFSLFREYVKQLFDYDKKFLIIGSMNAITYKEIFPLIKENKMWLGNGFHAGNAYFFTPFAKEYGEGVYMPETGLVKFRNVCWFTNLDHGRRHQPLPLMTMEENLKYSKHKEIKGKKAYDKYDNYDAIEVSFTDAIPSDYNGVMGVPISFLDKYNPDQFDIVKFRHGDDNKDLRLKNGTCPYFRVLIRHKKK
- a CDS encoding DUF2130 domain-containing protein; translation: MKKVKVSIQDENTLILLEDGSKGDIIDLKSIHETDIDKTTITNVVNSIKHDAFNAELKKEKDTIERENNLRLELKEKEWADRAKENSSEKDKEIVALSSKLESVAEMTEANVKLEALQEKQRIEKEYQEKINEKDTEINNIKHEKELSEEKLKEQIKSTETALVSFKEMRSKMSTKMIGESLEVHCENEFNRIRHIAFPNASFGKDNTISESGSKGDYIYRELDEDGNEILSIMFEMKNEDGITATKKKNKDFFKELDKDRREKNCEYAVLVSLLEKDNEYYDDIIPVYEYELTYSIRPQHFITIIGFLRQANIKSQYLRREIHMLNNQNVDVSNFETNMNTFKEAFSRNYRLHSTQFSEAIKEIDKTIDHLNKVKENLLKSDNNLRLANNQATDLSIKRLTSNSPSVAKVFEEISKEQKK
- a CDS encoding HNH endonuclease, whose product is MKTILKTNITIKDICEGFVYNELEGKGLFGLSGKLTIQPEYQRNYIYASDGGKREVAVIESLLKDYPIGLIYFNKVSENNLEVLDGQQRITSVGRFVTDKFAIKDENGLQYFGGMAEDKKEKILETKLLIYECEGTESQIKEWFKTINIAGVPLVPQELLNAIYSGPFVTLGKEEFSNSQNANIQKWNAYIKGSANRQAFFERAIDWASKGNIDDYMSIHRNDKNINELKKYFNSVIDWISSVFTDVESEMSGLEWGRLYEQYHKKAYDLKKVSAEVRKLYGDPYIKNRRGISEFILGGSVDTKLLEVRIFDEVIKKSVYKKQTIEAEKKKISNCPLCAIGHDANKSKIWSFGEMDADHVAAWSKGGATATKNCQMLYKTHNRAKGNR